The genome window GGAGTTCAGCCGATATAATCTATCTTCCCGCCTTCTGGCAACTAAAGCTAGATCCAAAAAGTCTCCGTCCTTTCGAGTCCCCCTTCGTCAGTTTCAGTGGAGACAAGGTATACCCCAGGCGAATGGTGACGCGAACAGTGACCGCCGGCTCATACCCCCTCTAGGTAACCAACCAGCACTACTTTTTGGTAATGGACTCACCCTCATCCTACAACGTGATCATAGGACGACCAACGCTCAACCGCTGGAAGGCTACTACTTCTACGTATTGCTTGAAGGTAAAGTTTTCAATGGAACAGGGGGTCGGAGAGATTAAAGGAGACCAAGTGTTGGCAAGAGAGTGTTACCAGGCCGTCCTGGCCTCAAGAGAGAACTATACGTGGACAATCGAGGAAAAAACACCAGAGATCGTTGAGAAGCTAGAAACGATAGAGTTAGTTGAAGGAAGTCCAGCAAAGACGACCCAAATAGGGACGAATCTAAGTCCCAGGATGAAGGAAGGGATCATCAACTTCTTGAAAGATAACCTCGATGTATTTGCTTGGAGCCACAAGGATATGCCAGGAATCCCAACAAGCCTCATCCAGCATCGCCCAAATGTTGACCCAAAGAAGAAGCCCGTCCTGCAAAAAAGAAGAGTCTTTGCCCCCGAGCGAAACAAAGCACTAATGGACGAAGTAAATAAATTACTCGTTGCAAAATTTATTCGGGAAGTCCATTATCCCGAGTGGTTGGCCAACGTGGTCATGGTCAAGAAAGCAAACGGGAAGTGAAGAATATGTGTCGACTTCACAGATCTTAATCAAGCCTACCCAAAAGACAGTTTTCCATTACCTAGAATTGACCAGCTGGTAGATTCCACCGCAGGACATAAACTCCTCACATTTATGGATGCATTTTCCGGATATAACCAGATAcaaatggctgaagaagaccaagaaaagaCTGCCTTTATCACCACCCAGGGGCTCTACTATTATCGGGTCATGCCTTTTGGACTCAAGAACGTAGGAGCCACCTATCAAAGGTTGGTGAACCAGATGTTTAAGAAACGGATCAGGAGAAATGTGGAGGTATACATTGAcaatatgctcgtcaagagcaaaGAGGAAGAGGATCATTTGGACGACCTCAAGGAGATGTTTAACACACTCAAGCACTACAGCATGAAGCTGCACCCATCCAAATGTGCTTTCGGGGTTTCCTCAGGGAAATTTCTCGGGTTTATGGTATCGTAGAGAGGGATCGAAGCAAACCTAAAGAAGGTCAATGCCATCCTCGAAATGTCTTCACCCAAGACGATCAAAGAAGTGCAATCCCTCATAGGAAGAATAGTAGCCCTCAACAGGTTCATCTCGAAGGCCACAGACAAATGCCTTCCATTCTTTAAGACTTCGAAGAAAGTGTTTGCCTAAACGGAGGAATGTGAAACAGCGTTCCAAGAGTTGAAGCACTATCTGAGCAACCCTCCGCTTTTAAGTCCATCAAAAGAAGGCGAAGACTTATTCTTATACTTAGCTGTATCTGTCATGGCCATCAGCGCAGCgttgatcagagaagaagacAGGTTGTAACTCCTTGTATACTACGTCAGCTAGGCTATCCAAGGTGTCGAGGCGTGGTATCCTCGCATAGAGAAGATCACCTTCGCCTTGATAGTGGCCTCGACAAAACTTCGTCCATACTTTCAAGCCAATCCTATCATAGTAATGACAGACTAACCCATTAAAAAAGCAATGAACAGACCCGAAGCAACAGGACGAATGGTACAATGGGCTATTGAGCTCAACCAGTTTGATATAGAATACCGTCCACGAATAGCCTTAAAGGCTCAGGCGTTGGTCGATTTCATAGTGGAATTCACCACCCCCGAGAACAGAAAAGATCTTTAGACGATAAACACTGACAGGTCGTCCACTCAGAAAGGAGGCGGAGCAGGCATCATTATTACTTCCCCTGAAAAAGACGTTCTCAAGTACGGGGTCTAACTCAAATTCCCTGTAACTAATAACGAAGCAGAGTATGAGGCCTTGATGACAAGACTGAGAATAGTTTAGGCACTTGGAGCTGAAAATATTGTGCTCAACAGTGACTCGCAACTCGTCGTAAGGCAAGTTAGAGGAGAATTTGAAGCAAAAGAGACGAGGATGCAAAAGTACCTCAAACTGACGAACCAACTGGTAAGTGCCTTTAATCACGCAGAGTTCATTCAGATCCCACGGGATCAGAATGCTGAAACTAACGAGGTAGCATGAAGCGCCTCAACAGATAACCAAGATAAAATGTTTGATTGGAGGCTGGAAGAACAGAACTCCCCTAGCATCAAGGAACTTCAAACTCTCTCAGTACACACCAGCCCTGGATGGACGAGCCCGATTCTGTCGTTCCTTCGAGAAGGACGATTACTGTCAAATCTTGAAGAAGCTAAGAAGATCTAGAAACGCGTCGCCAGATTTACAATATTCAATGACAAGCTCTATAAAAGGTTTTACTCCCAACCATATTTGAGATGTATAGAAAAGGAAGAAGCCAGATACGTCTTGGAAGAAGTACACGGGGGAATTTGCGAAGACCACATGGGGGCAAAGTCCCTCGTCAGGAAAATCATGAGAACAGGCTTCTTCTGGCCGACAATGCAGTAAGACGTAGCCGATTTCGTGAAGAAGTGTGATAGTTGCCAAAGGTACGGAAATGTTCAACAAGTCCCCAGAGAAAAGATGATGACAATTTCCTCACCTTGGCCATTTGCACAGTGGGGGATCGACATCATGGGTCCCTTACCACAGGGAAAGAGACAAATGAAGTTCCTACTCATCGcgattgactacttcacaaagtgggtcgaAGCGGAAGCCTTGGCAACAATCACGAAAGCAAAggaacaaaattttgtatggaaaaatattgtttgcaggTTCGGGATACCCAAAATGATCATATCAGATAACGGTTGTCAGTTTGACAACCAGAAATTCAGATCATTTTGCTCGGGCTTGGGCATCAAAAACAAGTACTCATCACCAGGAcatcctcaggccaatggaCATACGGAAGTAACCAACCGAACATTGCTCAGGATTATCAAGTCCCGATTAGTGGAGGCAAAGGGAGCatggcccgaagaattaccAAGTGTCctgtgggcatacaggacgacgACACGAACAccaacaggagaaacaccattcaaTTTGACGTATGGCATAGAAGCAGTCATCCCGGTCGAAGTAGGGCTCACTAGACTTAGGAGAGAATTCTTTGACGAGCAAATCAACGACGATCAACTGAAGCAGAACCTGGACTGTCTGGACGAGGTTAGAGACCAAGCATCCCAAAGAATGGCCAAGTACCAGCAGAAGATAGCCGAGTACTACAATCGGAGAGTGAATTTGAAAAGATTCAACATCGGAGATCTCATCCTTCGAAAAGTCACTCCTATGACAAAAGACCTAACACAAGGCAAACTTGGCCCAACCTGGGAAGGGCCTTACAGAGTCATCCACTATTCACGCCAGGGAAGTTACCATCTAGAAGACTCAGAGGGAAAGAGACTACCCCGTCCATGGAATGTTGAAcatctaaagaggtattacgaAAAGGAACCATAGCCTGATTGTAAAACCCAATTCAATTTTGTGCTTCATGTCTTATGTAAGTGATTATTCAGAATTCATTAAGTATTATTTAGCATTTCATAAGTGTTATTCAGCATTTCACAAACGTTACCCAACAAACCATGCACTACAATTCTTCCCTCCCCGAAAGATCAAAACAGTTGTCCTGAATAaaaaagacgataagattccttaaatagATGTACATCGTCCTAAACAAgaaagacgataagattccttagaTGGATGTATATCGTcctgaaccaaaaaaaaatgataagattccttaaatggatgtacatcgtcctaAACAAgaaagacgataagattccttagatggatgtacatcgtcctgAACAAAAAAAGACGATAAGGTTCCTTAAACGGAGGTTCATCGtcctaaacaaaaaaagacgataagattccttaaatggatatGCATCGTCCTAAACAAAGAGACGAGAAGATCCTTTCTATAGACGTGCATTGTCCTAAAAGGTATGATGATATGTACACCGTCCTAATTAAAACAACGATATTATTCCCCAAAAGTGCTCGGGACAAAATCCCCTAAGTGCACAAAAGGACGAGGATAAGTGAAGTATgccaacaaaatttttctaagtccTTGAAGGGGAGAGAAGAGCATCCAAAAATAGATCCTAACACAACACAAGCGAAAGATAACAACCAGAGAGGTAAAGGTAAATAAATAGACATATTATATAAAACCAAACTGTTCAAGAAAGGGGGCCCAAAAAACAAGTGGGGCATCCAAATACCAGTTGTCCAGTAACCTTAAGACatacaaaaaatggaaaaaaagaaaaactttgatAAGAAGCAGCAGAATCAGGCTTAGGGGGCAACATCATCGTCCTTGTTCACCTGGGAAGGTTCCACACCAATAGACGCTGCCATCTGAGCTACCTCGTCCTCCTCAATCTCTTTGTCAACGGCTTCAAAATCCAAGTCTTCGAAGTCCGTGCTTGATCAAATATCTCTAGAGTAGCTCAAAGCCTTTGAAGTACCATTGGAACAAGATAGTGTTGTATACCTCTATGGTCTGGAAAGCAGTGACGGCCTTAGTCACGGTAACTTTCATCTTTTGGGCAGCTATTGCAAGGAGTTCGTCCTTTTGCTTCACTGATTGCTTCTCAGATTCCAGCTGCTCCGTCAAAACTTGAATCTGTCCCTTGGAAGTATTGAGAGCGTCCATGGCTGTGATCAGATCCTTCCACAAGCTTGAAGCCTCAGCCTCAAGCACTTCCACCTTCGAGTTGGCCACAATGGCCTTCTCCTCATTTGCCAAGTACTGGGTGGTGATATGCATGGTCTCCCCCAACACCTTACAGTGGAAAGTCCCACCAAAGTCAATAAAAACAGTTAAACAATTAAGgacgaagaaaaagaagacgAAGATGTGGAGGATTACCTGCACGAGCTTGTGGATGTGACGGCTCACCATCTTGTGGGAGGGTACACTCGAGATCTCTTTCATCTCCCCAGAAGTGAGGAGCTCATTAGCATGGTCCATAGCCGTCTCGGCATCAGACCAAACATTGGAAccaattttctcttttcccttattCACCACTTTCTGCTTTTTTAAAGGACGAGCCAACTCCTCAACAGAAATGCCAGGAGAAGCAGCTTGACCCTCATCCAGGTCCAAGGCAGGTGTGGACGAACCtctctccaccacctccttcTCCTTTTCCTTATCCATGATCCTCAGCCTTCTCTGACCAATATGGGAAAGAGgctcattcttcttctccttgatTTTCTTATACATCTCCTTGTTAAACTTGGTCATCATCTCTatgccaaagaaaacaagaagttAAGGACgaagaaaaaagagacaagACGAATCCATTTGGAAAGACAGCTTACGCTTTTCTCTTCTCGGTGAAGGGTGTTGAGGACGTAGAGAGAAGGCTCCGGCCCTAAGCAGTGACGAGCTAAAGTGCGTGGAATGATCAATTCACCAAAATCGTCAATCGTCCTTATGTACTTGATTGCCACCTGAACCCGATCTTCGAACTTGCTCTCAAGCTCAGGACGTTCTTTGAttgcaaaatacaaaagcaaggaaaaattacacaaaagaaaaaaaaaaaaaaaaaaaaaaaaaaaaaaaaaaaaaaaaaaaaaaaaagagaaaaacaggGAGAGGGGCATCTCATGAGGAGCAAACGCACCAATCAAAGGGGTCTCTCACCGGCGCAGCAACCTAGGAACGTTCTCCCAAAAATCATCAGACAGTATCTCCCAACTGTCACCCGATACAAAGAAGTATTTAGACTTTCAGTAATGAAAGGACAACGGAAGATCAACGATTAGACGCGACTTCCTATTCCAAGGTACAAACTCATAATACCCAAATTCCTTGGACTCTTTCAAACGGTATAGATGGACGAACTCATTGAtcgtgatcatatctttgtcgGTGATGGTCGTCCAAATCACCATACAACTAACGACTATTCTCCACGAGTTGGGCATAAGTTGCCCTGGTGCAAGGTTTAGATGGTGTAGAAGCTCCATGATGAACGAATGGACGGGAAATCTGAGGCCGCACGAAAACGCAGCCTCATAAAAGCAAACTTCCCCGTGAGGGAAGGCGCAAGCCTTTTCACCCTTTCTGGGAAGACGAGCCCTAGTCCCCTTGGGAAACTGGAACCTATCTTTGAACTTGCTAAAGACCTCTATTTTCAAGGAACATTTCTCCTTGAGGGCATGGAAAGGACAGGCAATGGTCAAAGCAGGAGAATGGGAAGACGAAGGCGCGTGAGAAGGCACGAAGGTCATTGTATCTACCCTGGCCCCTTCCTCACCTACATTAGAAGACGAGCCTCTCTCTAAGTCACTTGAGCCCTCCTCAGACCCCATATTTTCCCCCTTTAGGATCCCTTGAACAGATTGAAACCAAACCTGAGATTTGTATAGTAAAGGGTATAAATCACCCAACGCTAAACCTAAGTCACTACCACTAAaaacaaattcctcaacttgTGGGTATGAATCGTTAGGCGAAAGAGTACCCAATGGGTCGCCAGAAGATTCCACTAAAGCCCCTAAGcaggaaaaaagaaatgctaCAGAAGGAGAGGTACGTTTAACTTTGGAGTTATCCACCATTTAAGAGAAACAACACCactcaaaaagaagaaagggaagcacagaaagagaaaagaactTAAAAGACACAAATACAAGCAAAattcaaaaaggaaagaaagcgTAAATAAGGGGCGTACTTGAAAATTAGGGAGGAAACTGAGAAAACTAAAAGCAAAATACGCAACTAAGGGAGTCAGAGAAACTAATCGCaaagagaagatgaagaagtgTAAAAGGGAAAGCCAAAAATCAAAAGGTTTTACCTTGAAAAGTGtgggaaaattgaaaagaatttCACCGAAAACGAGACCCCCCGGCCAATCAAAATCAACCATGTGGCCGTGAAGTGTGTCACAGCTGCCATTAAGCAATCAACGCGGAGCAGAACCCCAAATGCCACAaccgcaaaaaaaaaaaaaaaaaatatatatatatatatatatatatatttatatatatatatatatatttatatatatatatacatataaataataataaataaatcaataaatcaataaacccTTTCGTATTCCTGTGACCGTCCAAGTTATGGACGACCTCGGAATAGGGGGCAGTTGATAAGCTTGATCATATTATCGTCGTCCATTACCACGATCGAGGACGAGGAATCTATCCAAGTTCCTCCTGGCAGCAATGGTCGTCAAGCAAGGACGAATAAATCCACCTTCACTCATCAATGAACCGTTACAAAGCATTGATTAGCTTCCAGACCGTTGGAAGGGCAATCCACCATAACACCCCACAGAGGCGTTACCAGGAGAGAATAAAGTCTCCATCAAGGctccaccaacggctagaagaaaTCACCCGCGTGTGTGCATATAAATACATAGCAATGAAATCCAAAAGGGAGATACAAAGTAATTCTAAAACTCTAGcatattattttcttaacttctcttttgtcaatttttctgactttggcatcggaggctTTTTGGCAGGCACCACGCCGGTGATCtacatcttttcttttcttcactcaTTCTTGGAGATCGGGTTGGTTGAGAACGATATCAATCTGGACGATCATCCTTGGCTGACAATCTAGGCATCATCAATGGCTTTCttacaaagaaattaaataaattgtggttttgaaaataagacccaaaattcaaaatcaaattacattgctttaagttttttttttttttttttttttccctctattgTTGAGTCTAAGTGTAGATTGCCAAACCGTGAACAAAAGTGTTTTGTAAATGTCTTTCAAGTCTATTTGAAGTCAAGACAGATTAACCAAAATATGAACATATGCATACCACATATGAACATATGGTTTTAATGCTatattactattcatttttttggtattagCCTCATCCAAGTCCTGACTATATCAATAGATTCCAAATGCATAATATCATTAGACAAATGTGTGAACCCAAAATTGAGATGAATGGAAATTTTgacattaaactaaaaaaagaaaatgtctcTAAACACTTGTTTATATAGTTTTAGAATAGATATATGTTCTATCATTCCAAGTAGTACCTataattcataataataaaaaattaaaaaataaaaaaaaaacccccaaatACAAACCATCACTATAAATAATACCCAGGGACAACTTAAAATCAGAGTTGGAACTTATTCCATTTCAATGAtccttgcaatttttttttttttttttaaattttgaaacacGTAATGAATGATGAATGACTAAGACCAAACAAAGTTTGgtctaaaataaaatgcatttttttgtcAAGTTTATCAAAACTTTTgtaggaaaattgaaaattgatatGTGCCCAAATGAAGCTAAAAGGGCCAACAAAATGGAGCTCCCATCTACAAGACTTATCACAATGCCATTACTACCATTTACAAAAGattctatatttatttttttaacacgcatgtcaaattttattcaaatcaaatattatttattatttgattcatACAAGCAATAGGGTCACAAGATCATGACTAaaaagagatctggggttcaatctttgtctataccaaaaaccgattagtgtcttggttggtttgatgataaaaagcatTATCATGAGCTGATGCCATTATTGGTTGaaactcttaaaataaaataataaaaaataaaaagagtgagagagagacttaTTGAGGcccttaaaaaataacaatagcCAATTGAACCCACGGCCGGGGCATCATCACGTTTAGATTCGACTAAGGTCAGCTCAAAGTCTAACAAATGAGCTTGGAATGAATAAAAGACTCATGAAAGCAAAGCTATACCTACTGTGCAATAAGACTTCACTTAACGTCATTTTTTCTACTATT of Quercus lobata isolate SW786 chromosome 8, ValleyOak3.0 Primary Assembly, whole genome shotgun sequence contains these proteins:
- the LOC115956185 gene encoding uncharacterized protein LOC115956185, with translation MYFLEEDARGVKQPHDDPLVIMIMIEGFNTRRVLVNSGSSADIIYLPAFWQLKLDPKSLRPFESPFVSFSGDKGVGEIKGDQVLARECYQAVLASRENYTWTIEEKTPEIVEKLETIELVEGSPAKTTQIGTNLSPRMKEGIINFLKDNLDVFAWSHKDMPGIPTSLIQHRPNVDPKKKPVLQKRRVFAPERNKALMDEVNKLLVAKFIREVHYPEWLANVVMVKKANGK